One Pseudomonas abieticivorans genomic region harbors:
- a CDS encoding ion transporter — MPLRQRLYTIIFESDTPAGRRFDTTLLWIILASLVIVVIDSIEGVHQQYADLFANIEWGLTGIFTVEYLLRLYCSPRPLRYAFSFYGLVDLLAIVPGILAIYYSDAQYLMIVRVIRMLRIFRVLKLGPYLKQANYLMAALRGSKQKIIVFLMSVSTLVTVFGTLMYVVEGPEHGFTSIPMGIYWAIVTLTTVGFGDIVPKTPLGQVISSLVMITGYSIIAVPTGIFTAELANAMRGEQLDHDCPVCRKNSHEHGAAFCSRCGNALFRKIE, encoded by the coding sequence ATGCCTTTGCGCCAACGGCTCTACACCATCATCTTTGAAAGCGACACGCCGGCCGGCCGGCGTTTCGACACCACGTTGCTGTGGATCATCCTGGCAAGCCTGGTCATCGTGGTGATCGACAGCATCGAAGGCGTGCACCAACAGTACGCCGACCTGTTTGCCAACATCGAATGGGGGCTGACCGGGATCTTCACGGTGGAATACTTGCTGCGCCTGTACTGCTCGCCACGCCCCCTGCGCTATGCGTTCAGCTTCTACGGGTTGGTGGACCTGCTGGCCATCGTGCCGGGCATCCTGGCGATCTACTACAGCGACGCCCAGTACCTGATGATCGTGCGGGTAATCCGCATGCTGCGCATCTTCCGCGTACTCAAGCTTGGGCCTTACCTCAAACAGGCCAACTACCTGATGGCCGCGTTGCGCGGCAGCAAGCAGAAAATCATCGTGTTCCTGATGAGCGTCTCTACCCTGGTCACGGTGTTCGGCACCCTGATGTACGTGGTCGAGGGCCCGGAGCACGGCTTTACCAGCATCCCCATGGGCATCTACTGGGCCATCGTCACCCTGACCACCGTGGGCTTTGGCGACATCGTGCCCAAGACCCCGCTGGGCCAGGTCATTTCGTCGCTGGTGATGATCACCGGCTATTCGATCATCGCCGTGCCCACCGGTATTTTCACCGCCGAGTTGGCCAATGCCATGCGCGGCGAGCAGTTGGATCACGACTGCCCGGTGTGCCGCAAGAACAGCCACGAACACGGCGCCGCGTTCTGCTCGCGCTGCGGCAACGCGCTGTTTCGCAAAATTGAATAA
- the pyk gene encoding pyruvate kinase translates to MTPDKKVKILATLGPAIKGIDDIRQLVEAGVNIFRLNFSHGEHSDHALRLQWIRDVEAQLNTPLGVLMDLQGPKLRVGRFAAGKVQLHRGQVLRLDLDDTPGDTRRVNLPHPEIIAALEPGMDLLLDDGKLRLRVTGKHADAIDTEVLNGGELSDRKGVNVPQAVLELSPLTAKDRRDLSFGLELGVDWVALSFVQRPQDIREARELIGDRAFLMAKIEKPSAVTQLREIAELSDAIMVARGDLGVEVPAESVPQIQKNIINVCRQLGKPVVVATQMLESMRFSPAPTRAEVTDVANAVAEGADAVMLSAETASGDYPLEAVQMMSKIIRQVESGPDYQAQLDVGRPQAEATVSDAISCAIRRISGILPVAVLVNYSESGASTLRAARERPRVPILNLTPNLQTARRLSVAWGVHSVVNDRLRQVDEVCSTALEIAQAQGMASRGDTLVITAGVPFGQPGSTNSLRIETLI, encoded by the coding sequence ATGACCCCGGATAAAAAAGTCAAAATCCTCGCCACCCTCGGCCCGGCCATCAAGGGCATCGACGACATTCGCCAACTGGTGGAAGCCGGCGTGAACATTTTCCGGCTGAACTTCAGCCACGGCGAGCACAGCGACCACGCCCTGCGCCTGCAATGGATTCGCGACGTCGAAGCGCAACTCAACACGCCCCTGGGCGTGCTCATGGACCTGCAAGGGCCCAAGCTGCGGGTAGGCCGTTTTGCCGCTGGCAAGGTGCAGCTGCACCGCGGCCAGGTCCTGCGCCTGGACCTGGACGACACCCCGGGCGACACGCGCCGGGTGAACCTGCCGCACCCGGAAATCATCGCCGCGCTAGAGCCGGGCATGGACCTGTTGCTGGACGACGGCAAGCTGCGCCTGCGGGTGACCGGCAAGCATGCCGACGCCATCGACACCGAAGTGCTCAACGGCGGCGAGTTGTCTGACCGCAAGGGTGTGAACGTGCCCCAGGCGGTGCTGGAACTGAGCCCACTGACCGCCAAGGACCGCCGCGACCTGAGCTTCGGCCTGGAGTTGGGCGTGGACTGGGTGGCGCTGTCGTTCGTGCAGCGCCCGCAAGACATCCGCGAAGCCCGCGAGCTGATCGGTGACCGTGCCTTCTTGATGGCCAAGATCGAGAAACCCTCGGCCGTGACCCAATTGCGCGAAATCGCCGAGCTGAGCGACGCGATCATGGTCGCCCGTGGTGACCTGGGCGTAGAGGTGCCTGCCGAGAGCGTGCCGCAAATCCAGAAGAACATCATCAACGTGTGCCGCCAACTGGGCAAACCGGTGGTAGTGGCCACGCAGATGCTCGAATCGATGCGCTTCTCGCCTGCACCGACCCGCGCTGAAGTCACCGACGTGGCCAACGCCGTGGCCGAGGGCGCCGACGCGGTGATGCTGTCGGCCGAAACCGCTTCCGGCGACTACCCGCTGGAAGCCGTGCAGATGATGAGCAAGATCATCCGCCAGGTCGAAAGCGGCCCGGACTACCAGGCCCAATTGGACGTCGGCCGGCCCCAGGCCGAAGCCACGGTGTCGGACGCCATCAGCTGCGCGATCCGTCGCATCAGCGGCATTTTGCCGGTGGCGGTGCTGGTCAACTACAGCGAGTCGGGGGCCTCGACCTTGCGCGCCGCGCGCGAGCGGCCACGGGTGCCAATCCTCAACCTGACCCCCAACCTGCAAACCGCCCGCCGGCTGTCGGTGGCCTGGGGCGTGCATTCGGTGGTCAATGATCGCCTGCGCCAGGTCGACGAAGTGTGCTCCACGGCCCTGGAGATCGCCCAGGCCCAAGGCATGGCCAGCCGGGGCGACACCTTGGTGATTACCGCAGGCGTGCCGTTCGGGCAGCCGGGGTCGACCAATTCGTTGCGCATCGAAACCTTGATCTGA
- a CDS encoding urea transporter: protein MKPAQPYCPDWATALLNGFSQVLLQRNPLCGVLCLLAILYAAPDLLGGALLGAVGGLLTAQRRGYLRAHRQAGLYSYNGVLIGLLLSAQLPWSALLPLLILSASGLSAMLVEQWLLRRPLLPAYTSPFVLLGWLVLSLGQPAPPPPVAAHFSPSDVFNALGQIFVLNSPIAGALIALGVLIADRRAACWALAGSALGLGVAWLLGQPAISGLYGFNPALAALAFSSGRWQPLLAISLAVAVQQGFEHFQLPMLTAPFIFACWLVKAGTHLYKPATSQTLRSDSPTP from the coding sequence ATGAAACCGGCACAACCTTATTGCCCGGACTGGGCCACCGCGCTGCTCAATGGCTTCAGCCAGGTGCTGTTGCAGCGCAACCCGCTGTGCGGGGTGCTCTGCCTGCTGGCAATTCTGTACGCCGCCCCCGACCTGCTCGGTGGTGCCCTGCTGGGCGCCGTGGGCGGGTTGTTGACGGCGCAGCGGCGTGGCTATTTGCGCGCCCATCGCCAAGCTGGCCTGTACAGCTACAACGGGGTACTGATCGGCTTGTTGCTGAGCGCGCAACTGCCCTGGTCGGCGCTGCTGCCATTGCTCATTTTGAGCGCCAGTGGCCTGAGCGCCATGCTGGTCGAGCAATGGTTGCTGCGCAGGCCCCTGCTGCCCGCCTACACCAGCCCCTTCGTGCTGCTCGGCTGGCTGGTATTGAGCCTGGGCCAGCCAGCCCCGCCGCCGCCTGTGGCCGCCCATTTCAGCCCCAGTGATGTGTTTAACGCATTGGGGCAAATCTTCGTGTTGAACAGCCCCATCGCCGGCGCGCTGATCGCCCTGGGCGTGTTGATTGCCGATCGCCGCGCCGCGTGCTGGGCGCTGGCGGGCTCGGCCTTGGGGCTGGGCGTTGCCTGGTTGCTGGGCCAACCTGCAATCAGCGGACTGTACGGCTTCAACCCGGCGTTGGCGGCACTGGCGTTCAGCAGCGGGCGCTGGCAACCCTTGCTGGCCATCAGCCTGGCCGTTGCCGTGCAGCAAGGCTTCGAGCATTTCCAACTGCCCATGCTGACCGCCCCCTTCATTTTCGCCTGTTGGTTGGTCAAGGCCGGCACCCACCTGTACAAACCCGCCACCAGCCAAACCTTGCGCAGTGACAGCCCAACCCCCTAG
- a CDS encoding glycerate kinase type-2 family protein, with amino-acid sequence MSVDPQLFLRELFATAIAAAHPHQVLENHLPADRTGRVIVIGAGKAAAAMAEVVERCWQGDVSGLVVTRYGHGARCEKIEVVEAAHPVPDAAGLAVAKRVLAMVSNLSESDRVIFLLSGGGSALLALPAAGITLADKQAINKALLKSGATIGEMNCVRKHLSAIKGGRLAKACWPATVNTYAISDVPGDLATVIASGPTVADPSTSAQALQILQRYSIEVPQAVRDWLHNPASETVKEGDACLARSHFQLIAKPQQSLEAAAVKARQAGFSPLILGDLEGESREVAKVHAGIARQVLLHGQPLAAPCVILSGGETTVTVRGNGRGGRNAEFLLSLTESLKGLPGVYALAGDTDGIDGSEDNAGALMTPDSYARAAQLGLSASDELDNNNGYGYFAALDALIVTEPTRTNVNDFRAILILEKPAQ; translated from the coding sequence GAGCTGTTCGCCACGGCCATCGCCGCCGCCCATCCGCATCAAGTCCTGGAAAACCACCTGCCTGCCGACCGCACCGGCCGGGTCATCGTGATAGGTGCCGGTAAAGCCGCAGCCGCCATGGCCGAAGTGGTCGAGCGCTGCTGGCAAGGTGACGTGTCGGGCCTGGTCGTGACCCGTTATGGCCACGGCGCCCGCTGCGAAAAAATCGAGGTGGTCGAGGCCGCTCACCCGGTGCCCGATGCCGCCGGCCTGGCCGTGGCCAAACGGGTGCTGGCGATGGTCAGCAACCTGAGCGAAAGCGACCGGGTGATCTTTTTGCTGTCTGGCGGTGGCTCGGCGCTGCTGGCGCTGCCGGCCGCGGGCATTACCCTGGCCGACAAACAAGCCATCAACAAAGCCCTGCTCAAATCCGGCGCCACCATTGGCGAGATGAACTGCGTGCGCAAGCACCTCTCGGCGATCAAGGGCGGCCGCCTGGCCAAGGCCTGCTGGCCGGCCACCGTGAACACCTATGCGATTTCCGATGTGCCGGGGGACCTGGCCACGGTCATCGCCTCCGGCCCCACCGTGGCCGACCCGAGCACCTCGGCGCAGGCCTTGCAGATCTTGCAGCGCTACAGCATCGAAGTGCCGCAAGCGGTGCGCGACTGGCTGCACAACCCCGCGTCCGAAACCGTCAAGGAAGGCGACGCTTGCCTTGCCCGCAGCCACTTCCAGCTGATCGCCAAACCTCAACAATCGTTGGAAGCGGCTGCGGTGAAAGCTCGCCAGGCCGGGTTCAGCCCGTTGATCCTGGGCGACCTGGAGGGCGAGTCTCGCGAGGTGGCCAAGGTGCATGCCGGCATCGCCCGCCAAGTGCTGCTGCACGGCCAACCACTGGCCGCGCCCTGCGTGATTCTTTCGGGCGGTGAAACCACGGTCACCGTGCGCGGCAACGGCCGTGGCGGGCGCAACGCCGAGTTCTTGCTCAGCCTGACCGAGAGCCTCAAAGGCCTGCCGGGGGTGTATGCGCTGGCCGGTGACACCGACGGCATCGACGGCTCGGAAGACAACGCCGGCGCCCTCATGACCCCCGACAGTTATGCCCGCGCCGCCCAACTGGGCTTGAGCGCCAGCGACGAGTTGGACAACAACAACGGCTACGGCTACTTCGCCGCCCTCGATGCGCTGATCGTCACCGAACCCACCCGCACCAACGTCAACGACTTTCGCGCCATTTTGATCCTTGAGAAACCTGCCCAATGA